A portion of the Salminus brasiliensis chromosome 9, fSalBra1.hap2, whole genome shotgun sequence genome contains these proteins:
- the slc7a8b gene encoding large neutral amino acids transporter small subunit 2 codes for MDDGPRQRGSSGASKHASSKEPESSGVALKKEIGLLSACGIIVGNIIGSGIFVSPKGVLENSSSVGLALIVWISTGVITAIGALCYAELGVTIPKSGGDYSYVKDIFGSLAGFLRLWIALLVIYPTNQAVIALTFSNYVLQPLFPTCFATESGLRLLAAVCLLLLTWVNCFSVRWATRVQDVFTGGKLLALGLIIIMGIVQICKGHFYWLEPAHAFEPFHEYDVGRIALAFLQGSFAYGGWNFLNYVTEELIDPHRNLPRAIFISIPLVTFVYVFANVAYITAMSPNELLASNAVAVTFGEKLLGVMSWIMPMSVALSTFGGVNGSLFTSSRLFFAGAREGHLPRLLAMIHVNRFTPIPALLFTCISTLLMLCTSDMYTLINYVGFINYLFYGVTVAGQIVLRIRQPDLYRPIKVSLAWPVIYLLFWAFLLIFSLYSEPMVCGIGLAIMLSGVPVYFLGIYWENKPKKFTRFVAKMTRLGQKLCLVVYPAEDEKRADETEKEREEAEEEL; via the exons ATGGATGATGGTCCTCGGCAGAGGGGTTCCTCAGGAGCCAGCAAGCACGCCTCTAGCAAGGAGCCTGAAAGCTCAGGAGTGGCCTTGAAGAAGGAGATTGGCCTCCTCAGCGCTTGTGGTATTATTGTGG GTAACATCATTGGATCTGGGATCTTTGTTAGTCCAAAAGGAGTCTTGGAGAATTCCAGTTCAGTGGGCCTAGCTCTCATTGTGTGGATATCCACGGGGGTCATCACTGCCATTGGAGCGCTGTGCTATGCTGAGCTGGGAGTCACCATCCCCAAGTCTGGAGGAGACTATTCCTATGTTAAGGACATCTTTGGGAGCCTAGCCGG GTTCCTGAGGCTGTGGATCGCACTGTTGGTCATCTATCCCACCAACCAGGCTGTCATTGCCCTCACCTTCTCCAACTACGTTCTCCAGCCCCTCTTCCCCACCTGCTTTGCCACAGAAAGTGGCCTGCGCCTGCTTGCTGCTGTTTGCCTCT TGTTACTAACATGGGTGAACTGCTTCAGTGTGCGCTGGGCAACACGGGTGCAAGACGTTTTCACCGGTGGCAAGCTACTCGCCTTGggcctcatcatcatcatgggCATCGTGCAGATATGCAAAG GGCATTTTTACTGGCTGGAGCCAGCCCATGCATTCGAGCCTTTCCATGAATATGATGTGGGCCGCATTGCTCTAGCCTTCCTGCAGGGATCCTTCGCATATGGAGGCTGGAACTTTCTCAACTATGTCACAGAGGAGCTCATTGATCCACACAG AAACCTGCCTCGGGCAATCTTCATCTCCATACCGCTGGTGacatttgtttatgtgtttgcaAACGTGGCGTACATCACAGCCATGAGCCCCAACGAGCTGCTGGCCTCCAACGCTGTAGCTGTG ACATTTGGTGAGAAGCTGTTGGGCGTGATGTCATGGATTATGCCTATGTCTGTGGCCCTGTCCACCTTTGGGGGCGTCAACGGCTCCCTCTTCACCTCCTCTCG ATTGTTCTTTGCTGGGGCAAGAGAAGGCCATCTTCCTCGTTTGCTGGCAATGATCCACGTGAACCGTTTCACCCCAATCCCAGCGCTGCTGTTCACT tgtATATCCACTCTTCTGATGCTCTGTACCAGCGATATGTACACTCTCATCAACTATGTGGGCTTCATAAACTACCTATTTTATGGGGTCACTGTCGCCGGGCAGATTGTGCTGCGTATCAGACAGCCAGACTTGTATCGACCAATCAAG GTTAGTCTTGCATGGCCAGTGATTTACCTGCTCTTCTGGGCCTTCCTTCTGATTTTCTCACTCTACTCTGAGCCCATGGTGTGTGGCATCGGATTGGCCATCATGCTGTCCGGTGTCCCTGTCTACTTCCTTGGCATCTACTGGGAAAACAAACCGAAGAAATTCACCCGCTTTGTTG